From Defluviitalea raffinosedens, the proteins below share one genomic window:
- a CDS encoding LytR/AlgR family response regulator transcription factor, whose product MRNILIVEDNLQQREYFAKIALEINQNIKVKTAASAKEAFKIAKENDIDAFFIDIRLVDDNGIKLAKKLRCFQKYKFTPMIFITALPTKEMEAFHDIHAYDYLIKPFKKSVLEQIMRNILIDYFESIDDQQEKYLILDFKGIKQKISLSNICYIEYRYRKIVIVTQYEEIIYKHISIKKFITQLDRRFIQVHQSFVVNKEFIEKIDLRQKEIALLKRKERIPIGTNYKKKIGEIFDGDI is encoded by the coding sequence ATGAGAAATATATTAATTGTTGAAGACAATCTGCAACAAAGAGAATATTTTGCCAAGATTGCATTAGAAATCAATCAAAATATCAAAGTTAAAACTGCTGCTTCGGCAAAAGAAGCATTTAAAATAGCAAAAGAGAATGATATAGATGCGTTCTTTATCGATATACGGCTTGTTGACGATAATGGAATAAAATTAGCTAAAAAATTAAGATGTTTTCAAAAGTATAAATTTACTCCCATGATATTCATTACGGCTTTACCCACAAAAGAAATGGAAGCATTTCATGATATTCATGCATATGATTATTTGATAAAGCCTTTTAAAAAAAGTGTTTTAGAACAGATTATGAGAAACATACTCATAGATTACTTTGAGAGTATTGATGATCAACAAGAAAAATATTTGATTCTTGACTTTAAGGGGATCAAGCAAAAAATAAGTTTATCAAATATTTGCTATATCGAATATAGATATAGAAAGATTGTAATTGTAACACAGTATGAAGAGATCATCTATAAGCATATTTCAATAAAAAAATTCATTACTCAATTAGATAGAAGATTTATTCAAGTCCATCAATCATTTGTGGTAAATAAAGAGTTTATTGAAAAAATCGATTTAAGACAGAAAGAGATTGCATTGCTAAAAAGAAAAGAGAGGATTCCAATTGGTACAAATTATAAAAAGAAGATAGGGGAAATCTTTGATGGAGATATATGA